The following is a genomic window from Desulfurococcaceae archaeon.
CTCTTAACCGGAAAATACACGTAGAGGTCTTCTATTTTTAGGATTTCCATTGAGACCCCCAGTAGAGGTGGCAATGAACAGTCCTTTCTCCAAGAACAACGCGAGGGGGTTTTTGAGTACTACACTCCCCTCTAGCGCTGTTACACCTGCCGTAAAATGGGCAGCCTTCAAAGACTTCTCGGGGATCTGGCGGGAAACCAGGTATTGGCGTTAATGACCTGCCCATTCTAGGTATTGCCATCAGTAGCCCCCTAGTGTACGGGTGTAGTGGGTTATCTAAAACCTGCCTCGTAGGCCCGTCTTCAAAGATCATCCCGGCATACATTACAACAACCCTGTCGCAGACGTGTGCTGCGACTCCAAAATTGTGAGTAATCATTATCAGTGTTAAACCGTATTCTCGTTTGAGCACCTTAATGAGGTCTAGTATCTCTGCCTGGGTAGTTACATCTAGATTGGTTGTGGGCTCATCAGCTATAAGTACTTTAGGTTTCTTGGCCAGGGCTAGCGCGATGGACGCCCTCTGCAACATTCCACCTGATAGTTCATGAGGATACGAGTTCAGAACTCGCTCGACTTCGATGAGCCTAGCGTTCTTAAGCGCTTCCCTGGAGATCCTGAGCGCTTCCTCGGGTGTCAC
Proteins encoded in this region:
- a CDS encoding ABC transporter ATP-binding protein — its product is MSGTTIISIRGLVVNYYTFGGVIKALRDVDLDINHGESICIVGESGSGKSTLAQTIAMILPQNAVVERGSIIYDSVDILRSSSLDVLARVRRDIGMVFQDPATSFSPLFPIKQQFVDVLSEVLKVTPEEALRISREALKNARLIEVERVLNSYPHELSGGMLQRASIALALAKKPKVLIADEPTTNLDVTTQAEILDLIKVLKREYGLTLIMITHNFGVAAHVCDRVVVMYAGMIFEDGPTRQVLDNPLHPYTRGLLMAIPRMGRSLTPIPGFPPDPREVFEGCPFYGRCNSARGECSTQKPPRVVLGERTVHCHLYWGSQWKS